In Nostoc sp. GT001, a genomic segment contains:
- a CDS encoding PP2C family serine/threonine-protein phosphatase — protein MNISKQIAQWRIVAASVCGTSHLKNNQLCQDAHHWQILSDNVLVAAAADGAGSASLGKVGAMVAVETAIENISAKGLTRKSLTDDTLVRSLLNDAIFAAKKAVEDEAATCDKQPQDLATTLIMLVATPEVVAVVQIGDGLAVAKDRLGNLLALTMPDSGEYINETTFLTSPNALDTAQMRLWRTDIVNVGIITDGLQMLALNMVVGEPHKPFFFPLFEFVANTEDKTEAKEQLVKFLRSERITQRTDDDLTLIIAAFNDS, from the coding sequence ATGAACATATCAAAACAGATTGCTCAATGGCGGATTGTGGCTGCTTCTGTATGTGGTACAAGTCACTTAAAAAACAATCAATTATGTCAGGATGCTCATCACTGGCAGATATTGTCAGATAATGTTTTAGTGGCGGCCGCAGCAGATGGTGCTGGTTCTGCTAGCCTTGGGAAAGTGGGAGCGATGGTTGCTGTGGAGACAGCAATCGAAAACATTTCTGCCAAGGGGCTGACTCGCAAAAGTTTGACTGATGATACGTTGGTGCGATCGCTCTTAAATGATGCCATATTCGCCGCCAAAAAAGCTGTGGAAGATGAGGCGGCTACTTGTGACAAACAGCCTCAAGATTTAGCAACTACCTTAATTATGCTGGTTGCCACACCAGAAGTTGTAGCTGTAGTTCAGATAGGTGATGGTTTGGCAGTAGCAAAAGATCGTCTGGGCAACCTGTTGGCACTGACTATGCCTGACAGTGGTGAATACATCAACGAAACCACTTTTTTGACTTCGCCTAATGCCTTAGATACAGCACAAATGAGATTATGGCGCACAGACATAGTAAACGTTGGTATCATCACCGACGGATTACAAATGCTGGCTTTGAATATGGTTGTTGGCGAACCTCACAAACCATTCTTTTTTCCGCTGTTTGAATTTGTCGCCAATACCGAGGATAAGACAGAAGCGAAGGAGCAATTGGTAAAATTTTTACGCTCAGAGCGGATTACGCAACGCACTGATGATGATTTGACACTCATTATAGCTGCATTCAACGACTCATGA
- a CDS encoding VWA domain-containing protein has product MHDTLRLDEVVEFAENPEPRCPCVLLLDTSGSMQGEAIEALNQGLLSLKDELVKNSLAARRVEVAIVTFDSNINVVQDFVTADQFNPPILTAQGLTTMGAGIHKALDIIQERKSQYRANGIAYYRPWVFMITDGEPQGELEQVVEQASQRLQGDEANKRVAFFTVGVENANMTRLNQITVRTPLKLKGLNFIEMFVWLSTSMSAVSHSQVDEQVALPPIGWGTV; this is encoded by the coding sequence ATGCATGATACATTAAGACTTGATGAAGTAGTAGAATTTGCTGAGAACCCAGAACCCCGTTGTCCTTGTGTACTTTTATTAGACACATCTGGGTCGATGCAAGGAGAGGCGATTGAGGCTTTAAATCAGGGTTTACTGAGTTTGAAGGATGAATTAGTCAAAAATTCCTTAGCCGCTAGACGGGTGGAAGTGGCGATCGTCACTTTTGATAGTAATATCAATGTAGTACAAGACTTTGTGACTGCCGATCAATTCAATCCACCTATTTTGACAGCACAGGGCTTGACAACAATGGGTGCGGGAATTCATAAAGCTTTGGACATAATTCAAGAGCGGAAATCTCAGTATCGTGCCAACGGGATTGCTTACTATCGTCCTTGGGTATTTATGATTACCGATGGAGAACCCCAAGGTGAGTTAGAGCAAGTGGTAGAGCAAGCATCCCAGCGCCTACAGGGAGACGAGGCGAACAAGCGGGTAGCATTCTTTACAGTTGGAGTAGAAAATGCGAATATGACACGTTTAAATCAAATAACTGTACGTACTCCCTTAAAGCTTAAAGGATTAAATTTTATCGAGATGTTTGTCTGGCTGTCAACTAGTATGTCGGCTGTTTCTCATTCACAAGTAGACGAACAGGTAGCACTACCGCCCATTGGTTGGGGAACTGTTTAA
- a CDS encoding tetratricopeptide repeat protein: MQVLRCSPRKEILSLNVSLGRGGEACVYAVPSDNDLVAKIYHKPTTAHADKLQAMLANPPENPTASLGHISIAWPEDLLRAADGKNSILGFLMPRIQGMRPIIDFYNPRTRRQHCPLFNYQYLLRTARNLAAAFAALHASGYCIGDVNESNILVSDTALVTLIDTDSFQVTDPNSNVVYRCPVGKPEFTPPELQNKTFAQHDREISHDLFGLSVLVFQLLMEGTHPFSGIFQGAIEPPPYEARIASGHFTYSEKRYVPYLPTPIAPPWEILHPSLQELFVRCFEDGHNNPLLRPSAQTWLSAIAEAEDSLITCTTNPQHRYNNHMRSCPWCERTVRLGGRDPFPSHRAIEAREHLQPRIKARKRYNQTPHFPQRAMSPQVANYWQPIMTPSGSYKPAKKSKLYPVICCLLGFGLLGYADVMIKFTQPLVSQNAYTQQTIKSSQPNNKLSFADSYQQGYIAYKERDYDKAIVYFSQAIEQEPTHARAIVNRGNARYNLKDYEGAVTDYSQALKINPNQTKALVNRGNARYMLAEYSNDPDKEYNLAIADYNRAIGLDNNEIEAYVRRGIVRAQMAKYSGESQQAYKKAIADFTQAIQLNVSKAEAYFQRGVVYYQIAQYSSNYQQEYNQAIADFNHALTISPKLAKAYLKRGMVRYELAQYGGSEANKNQTKAVEDIQASAKIFLEQGDMDNYQQALSNMCVVIENKCDPLFQGSSNVEKTN; encoded by the coding sequence ATGCAGGTACTACGTTGTTCCCCCAGAAAAGAAATCCTCAGCCTCAATGTCAGTTTGGGGCGTGGGGGTGAAGCTTGTGTTTATGCAGTGCCATCCGATAACGACTTAGTGGCGAAGATTTATCACAAGCCAACCACTGCCCATGCTGATAAACTCCAGGCGATGCTTGCCAACCCGCCAGAAAACCCGACGGCGAGTTTAGGGCATATCTCTATCGCTTGGCCAGAGGATTTATTACGGGCAGCAGATGGCAAAAATAGCATCCTGGGCTTTTTGATGCCACGTATTCAGGGGATGCGTCCAATCATCGACTTTTACAACCCCAGAACCCGTCGGCAACACTGCCCCCTATTCAACTATCAGTACCTGCTCCGCACGGCTCGTAACCTGGCGGCAGCTTTTGCCGCTTTGCACGCTAGTGGATATTGCATTGGTGATGTGAATGAGTCTAATATCCTCGTCAGTGATACAGCACTGGTGACTTTGATAGACACAGACTCTTTCCAAGTAACCGACCCAAACAGCAATGTTGTTTATCGCTGCCCAGTGGGTAAACCAGAGTTTACTCCACCAGAACTACAGAATAAAACTTTTGCCCAGCACGATCGCGAAATTTCTCACGATTTATTTGGGTTATCGGTGCTAGTATTTCAACTCTTAATGGAAGGCACCCACCCATTTTCGGGGATTTTTCAAGGTGCGATTGAGCCACCACCTTACGAAGCACGCATTGCATCGGGTCATTTCACTTACAGCGAAAAGCGTTACGTACCCTACCTGCCAACACCCATTGCCCCCCCTTGGGAAATTCTCCATCCCAGCTTACAAGAACTATTTGTTCGTTGTTTTGAAGATGGTCACAACAACCCACTGCTGCGCCCCAGTGCCCAAACTTGGCTCTCAGCCATCGCTGAAGCCGAAGATTCCCTAATTACCTGTACGACAAATCCCCAACATCGCTACAACAACCACATGCGTAGCTGTCCGTGGTGCGAACGTACCGTGCGATTAGGTGGACGCGACCCCTTCCCATCACATCGGGCTATAGAAGCTAGAGAACATCTCCAACCGCGAATCAAAGCGAGAAAGCGCTACAATCAGACACCGCATTTTCCCCAGCGCGCCATGTCACCGCAGGTAGCTAATTACTGGCAGCCAATAATGACTCCCAGCGGTTCATATAAACCTGCCAAAAAGTCAAAGTTGTACCCGGTTATTTGTTGTTTGCTGGGTTTTGGTTTATTGGGATATGCAGACGTAATGATTAAATTTACTCAGCCGTTGGTTTCCCAAAATGCTTACACCCAACAAACAATCAAATCTTCCCAGCCAAATAACAAACTCAGCTTCGCTGATTCCTATCAGCAAGGTTATATTGCTTACAAAGAGCGAGACTATGACAAAGCAATTGTCTACTTTAGCCAAGCAATTGAACAAGAACCGACACATGCTAGAGCAATTGTAAATCGGGGCAATGCCCGCTATAACTTGAAAGACTACGAAGGAGCAGTTACAGATTATAGCCAAGCTCTGAAAATCAATCCCAATCAAACTAAAGCTCTGGTAAATCGGGGCAATGCCCGCTATATGCTCGCTGAATATAGTAACGATCCTGATAAAGAATATAATCTAGCGATCGCAGACTATAATCGAGCCATTGGTCTGGATAATAATGAAATTGAAGCTTATGTCAGACGGGGGATTGTCCGCGCCCAAATGGCTAAATACAGTGGTGAATCTCAACAAGCTTACAAAAAAGCGATCGCAGATTTTACTCAAGCCATACAACTTAATGTCTCCAAAGCCGAAGCTTACTTCCAGCGGGGTGTTGTCTATTACCAAATTGCTCAATATAGCAGCAATTATCAGCAAGAATATAATCAAGCGATCGCTGACTTTAACCATGCATTAACTATTAGCCCCAAACTAGCAAAAGCATATCTCAAACGAGGTATGGTTCGCTATGAACTGGCACAGTATGGCGGTAGTGAAGCTAACAAAAACCAGACAAAAGCTGTCGAAGATATACAGGCATCTGCCAAAATCTTTCTTGAGCAAGGTGACATGGATAATTATCAACAAGCACTCAGTAATATGTGTGTAGTCATCGAAAACAAATGTGACCCTTTATTCCAAGGCTCAAGTAATGTGGAAAAAACTAACTAG
- the pheT gene encoding phenylalanine--tRNA ligase subunit beta: MRISLNWLRELVEIKLSPEELAETLTMAGFEVEEIEDRRTWANGVVIGKVLERQPHPNADKLSVCQVDIGTGETLNIVCGAANVKADIYVPVATTGTYLPNIDLKIKPAKLRGVPSQGMICSLKELGLPTDVDGIHIFIQENLPLGSDVRPLLGLDDVILDLTATANRADALSMVGVAREVAALTGGKLSIPEPGEVSIPKNSGNLALKIADTQACPAYIGTVIEQVKIAPSPEWLQQRLRAAGVRPISNVVDITNYVLLEWGQPLHAFDGDRLKSVAGSENLTIGVRFANNGEFLKTLDGQTRTLSTQNLLITANDKPVALAGVMGGEETEVHEGTQSLVLEAALFDSVAIRRSSRSVGLRSEASGRYERGVNRAELEIANRRALSLISELASGIIVQQEIADTRPDPSTWSRSIALRLDRVNQILGPIDLEEDTGELQKQDVERILTALGCQLTSSGEDNSHQPTWSVSVPPYRYRDLEREIDLIEEIARLYGYNKFCDTLPEKAEAGYLPLDQELIRKLRAFLRAEGLTELIHYSLVKPGEDRNIVLSNPLFVEYSALRTDLISGLIDAFQYNLEQGNGALNGFEIGQIFWQEEDGLQETEALAGIIGGDRTLGKWSKSGREEPITWFEAKGILESVFRQLSLQIEFQPDRRDDRLHPGRTASLWIRGNRLGIFGQLHPQLRREKGLPDSVYVFQLDLDVLLESVGQDEVLVPTFQPYSTYPASDRDIAFFAPVKISVVEIEKVITKAGKDLLESVELFDEYRGENVPEGQRSLAFRLIYRASDRTLTEAEVEPVHNKVREALVEKFGVNLRS, from the coding sequence ATGCGTATTTCTCTAAATTGGCTGCGCGAACTAGTAGAGATAAAACTTAGTCCAGAAGAATTAGCCGAAACCCTGACAATGGCGGGGTTTGAGGTTGAAGAGATTGAAGACCGCCGCACTTGGGCAAATGGCGTGGTTATCGGCAAAGTGCTTGAGCGTCAACCCCATCCCAACGCCGATAAATTGAGTGTTTGCCAAGTCGATATCGGTACAGGTGAAACTTTAAATATTGTCTGTGGCGCTGCCAATGTGAAGGCAGATATCTATGTACCTGTGGCAACTACGGGTACTTACTTACCCAACATCGATTTAAAAATTAAACCTGCAAAACTACGTGGTGTCCCATCTCAGGGCATGATTTGTTCTTTAAAGGAACTCGGTTTGCCCACCGATGTCGATGGAATTCATATTTTTATCCAGGAAAATTTACCATTGGGTAGTGATGTGCGGCCATTGTTGGGTCTAGATGATGTAATTTTAGACCTCACCGCAACTGCCAATCGCGCTGATGCTCTGAGTATGGTAGGCGTAGCCAGAGAAGTAGCAGCTTTAACTGGTGGAAAGTTAAGCATTCCTGAGCCTGGTGAAGTCTCTATTCCCAAAAATTCTGGGAATTTAGCTTTAAAAATTGCCGATACCCAAGCTTGTCCTGCATACATCGGTACGGTAATTGAACAGGTAAAAATTGCTCCATCTCCCGAATGGTTGCAACAGCGTTTACGGGCGGCTGGGGTACGTCCCATTAGCAATGTTGTGGACATTACTAACTACGTTTTGTTGGAATGGGGACAACCACTGCACGCCTTTGATGGCGATCGCCTAAAATCTGTTGCAGGTAGCGAAAATTTAACCATCGGCGTTCGCTTCGCCAATAATGGAGAATTCCTCAAAACCCTGGATGGACAAACTCGCACTTTATCAACCCAAAATTTGTTAATTACCGCTAACGACAAACCCGTTGCACTGGCGGGAGTCATGGGTGGGGAAGAAACAGAAGTCCATGAAGGGACTCAAAGCCTAGTTTTAGAAGCAGCTTTATTTGATTCCGTGGCAATTCGCCGTTCTTCGCGCAGTGTTGGGTTAAGAAGTGAGGCTTCTGGCAGATACGAACGGGGAGTTAACCGCGCTGAGTTGGAAATAGCTAATCGCCGCGCCTTATCCTTAATTAGCGAATTAGCTAGTGGAATTATTGTCCAGCAAGAAATTGCCGACACCCGCCCCGATCCGTCTACCTGGAGTCGTTCTATCGCCCTGCGTTTAGACCGGGTTAATCAGATATTAGGGCCCATCGATTTAGAAGAGGACACAGGCGAACTACAAAAACAAGATGTTGAGCGCATCCTGACTGCATTGGGGTGTCAGTTAACTTCTTCAGGAGAAGATAACAGCCATCAACCTACGTGGTCAGTATCCGTCCCACCTTATCGTTACCGCGACTTAGAGCGAGAAATTGATTTAATTGAAGAAATCGCCCGTCTCTATGGTTACAACAAATTCTGCGATACTTTACCAGAAAAAGCGGAAGCTGGTTATCTACCTTTAGATCAAGAACTAATTCGCAAATTACGAGCTTTCTTGCGGGCTGAAGGGTTGACAGAATTAATCCATTATTCTTTAGTCAAACCAGGAGAAGACAGAAATATAGTCCTGTCAAACCCCTTATTTGTCGAATATTCAGCGCTGCGAACCGATTTGATCTCTGGGTTAATTGATGCCTTTCAATACAATTTAGAGCAAGGTAATGGTGCGCTGAACGGTTTTGAAATCGGGCAAATTTTCTGGCAAGAAGAAGACGGTTTGCAAGAAACAGAAGCGCTTGCGGGAATTATCGGAGGCGATCGCACCCTTGGTAAATGGTCAAAAAGTGGACGCGAAGAACCCATCACCTGGTTTGAAGCCAAAGGCATTTTAGAAAGTGTATTTCGGCAACTTAGCTTGCAAATCGAATTTCAACCCGATCGCCGCGACGATCGCTTACATCCAGGACGTACCGCTTCTTTGTGGATTCGGGGTAACAGACTGGGTATTTTTGGGCAACTCCATCCCCAACTGCGACGAGAAAAAGGTTTACCAGATTCCGTTTATGTTTTCCAGTTGGATCTAGATGTGCTTTTAGAATCTGTAGGGCAAGACGAAGTACTCGTTCCAACATTCCAGCCCTATTCTACCTATCCAGCTAGCGATCGCGACATTGCCTTTTTCGCACCAGTGAAAATCTCAGTTGTCGAAATTGAAAAAGTAATTACCAAAGCTGGTAAAGATTTGCTCGAATCGGTAGAATTATTTGATGAATATCGGGGTGAAAATGTCCCCGAAGGACAGCGGAGTTTAGCATTCCGCTTAATTTATCGGGCTAGCGATCGTACTCTGACTGAGGCTGAAGTTGAACCAGTACATAATAAAGTCCGCGAAGCTTTAGTGGAAAAATTCGGCGTGAACTTGAGAAGTTAG
- a CDS encoding type II toxin-antitoxin system VapB family antitoxin, translating into MITNLEIDENLIKGVLELGGHPTKDAVVEEALXEYVQRRKQLKILELFGTIEYEDDYDYSQQRRSRSGL; encoded by the coding sequence ATGATTACTAATCTCGAAATTGACGAAAACTTAATTAAGGGAGTACTCGAACTTGGTGGCCATCCAACAAAGGATGCCGTTGTAGAAGAGGCATTANNNGAGTATGTACAGCGTCGAAAACAACTGAAAATTCTGGAGCTATTTGGTACGATTGAATACGAGGATGATTATGACTACAGTCAACAGCGCCGGAGTCGATCTGGTCTTTAG
- a CDS encoding response regulator yields the protein MNNSGTFTKLRPLSLLRQLSNCSDSTCLQVLSNSVSWSIYLEQGKITYATHSVEPFDRLERHLRRLSQQIPLLTNEVRSQVRLMFEADLHSQLIKDDTNSRSNPPEYQAISWLVSQQHLHSTQAAVLVQELVKEVIESFLLIKEGTYELTEPLDRMPKICRLGIEKILEYCQVRLQNWQAFVPKISSPYQRPYLLISSKFDNQDLPNLQPDLINWMKGFSLCHLAVILNQDEIQLARNLYPYILKGAIILHEPDPPFDKLPKIFEEQSLFSKLISGLVDTKQELSSTVNSYPNIPEEKIVPVQRLPQISTPSKENFQEPTISNNINSASQRVTAATVTVKKVHKIVSVDDSPTILKEISYFLENENFSVVTINDPVKAVLSIIRHKPDLILLDLNMLGIDGYELCRIIRNNSLFQNTPIIFVTGNKGIVDKVKAKLVGASGYLTKPFTRAELLKIVFMHLT from the coding sequence ATGAATAACTCAGGTACATTCACAAAACTACGTCCTCTAAGTTTGTTAAGACAATTATCCAATTGTTCCGACAGTACTTGTTTACAAGTATTGAGTAACTCAGTTTCTTGGTCGATTTACTTAGAACAGGGCAAAATAACTTACGCTACCCATTCCGTGGAACCCTTCGATCGACTAGAACGCCATTTGCGACGCCTCAGCCAGCAAATCCCACTCCTTACTAATGAGGTTCGCTCTCAAGTACGGCTGATGTTTGAAGCTGACTTACACAGTCAGTTAATCAAAGATGACACTAATTCCAGAAGCAACCCTCCTGAGTATCAGGCTATATCCTGGCTTGTTAGTCAACAACATCTACATTCTACACAAGCAGCAGTGCTGGTTCAAGAATTAGTTAAAGAGGTAATTGAATCATTTCTGCTCATCAAAGAAGGTACTTATGAATTAACAGAACCACTTGATAGAATGCCAAAAATTTGCAGGCTAGGTATAGAAAAAATTCTAGAATATTGCCAAGTAAGATTACAGAATTGGCAGGCTTTTGTACCTAAAATTTCTTCTCCATATCAACGTCCATATCTGTTGATTAGCAGCAAGTTTGATAACCAAGATTTACCAAATCTCCAGCCAGATTTAATTAACTGGATGAAGGGTTTTAGCCTGTGCCATCTGGCTGTAATTTTGAATCAAGATGAAATTCAACTAGCTCGCAATTTATACCCTTACATCCTTAAGGGTGCGATTATCCTTCATGAACCCGATCCACCATTTGATAAGTTACCAAAGATTTTTGAGGAGCAATCGCTTTTCTCAAAATTGATTTCAGGGTTAGTTGACACCAAACAAGAACTAAGTAGCACTGTCAATTCTTACCCAAATATTCCTGAAGAGAAAATAGTTCCTGTTCAGCGATTACCACAGATTTCTACTCCTTCCAAAGAAAACTTTCAGGAACCAACAATATCAAATAACATAAATTCTGCTTCCCAAAGAGTAACGGCTGCTACGGTAACAGTAAAAAAAGTCCACAAGATCGTTTCTGTAGATGATAGCCCGACAATTCTTAAAGAAATTAGTTATTTCTTAGAAAATGAAAATTTTTCTGTAGTGACTATTAACGATCCAGTGAAAGCCGTTTTGTCAATTATAAGGCACAAACCGGATTTAATTTTGTTGGATTTAAACATGCTAGGAATTGATGGCTATGAGTTGTGCCGTATTATACGAAATAATTCCCTATTTCAAAACACTCCGATTATCTTTGTCACTGGGAATAAAGGAATTGTAGACAAAGTAAAAGCGAAATTAGTTGGGGCTTCTGGATATCTGACGAAACCGTTTACTCGCGCCGAATTACTGAAAATAGTCTTTATGCATTTGACTTAA